The following proteins are encoded in a genomic region of Streptomyces sp. SLBN-31:
- the infA gene encoding translation initiation factor IF-1 yields MAKKQGAIEIEGTVVESLPNAMFKVELQNGHQVLAHISGKMRMHYIRILPDDRVVVELSPYDLTRGRIVYRYK; encoded by the coding sequence GTGGCCAAGAAGCAAGGTGCCATCGAGATCGAGGGCACTGTCGTCGAGTCTCTGCCGAACGCCATGTTCAAGGTCGAGCTCCAGAACGGCCACCAGGTCCTGGCACACATCAGCGGCAAGATGCGCATGCACTACATCCGCATCCTCCCTGACGACCGGGTCGTGGTGGAGCTGTCTCCGTACGACCTGACACGTGGCCGGATCGTCTACCGCTACAAGTAG
- the truA gene encoding tRNA pseudouridine(38-40) synthase TruA: MSDEVEPGYVRVRLDLSYDGTDFSGWAKQAGGRRTVQGEIEDALRTVTRSGETSYELTVAGRTDAGVHARGQVAHVDLPEAVWREHHEKLLKRLAGRLPRDVRVWALRQAPSGFNARFSAVWRRYAYRVTDNPGGVDPLLRNHVLWHDWPLDVDAMNEAAERLLGEHDFAAYCKKREGATTIRTLQELSLVRGDDGIVTATIRADAFCHNMVRSLIGALLFVGDGHRGPEWPGKVLAAGVRDSAVHVVRPHGLTLEEVGYPADGLLAARNKEARNRRTLPGAACC; this comes from the coding sequence GTGAGTGACGAAGTAGAGCCCGGGTATGTGCGGGTGCGGCTCGATCTTTCCTACGACGGCACCGACTTCTCCGGCTGGGCCAAGCAGGCCGGTGGGCGGCGGACCGTGCAGGGGGAGATCGAGGACGCCCTGCGGACCGTCACGCGGTCGGGGGAGACGTCGTACGAGCTGACCGTCGCCGGGCGGACGGATGCCGGGGTGCACGCCCGGGGCCAGGTGGCACACGTCGACCTGCCGGAGGCGGTCTGGCGTGAACACCACGAGAAGCTGCTCAAGCGGCTCGCCGGGCGGCTGCCCAGGGACGTGCGGGTCTGGGCGCTCAGACAGGCGCCCAGCGGCTTCAACGCCCGGTTCTCGGCCGTCTGGCGGCGCTACGCGTACCGGGTGACGGACAACCCCGGCGGGGTCGATCCGCTGCTGCGCAACCACGTCCTGTGGCACGACTGGCCGCTCGACGTCGACGCCATGAACGAGGCGGCCGAGCGGCTGCTCGGGGAGCACGACTTCGCCGCGTACTGCAAGAAGCGGGAGGGCGCGACCACCATCCGCACGCTGCAGGAGCTCAGCCTGGTGCGCGGGGACGACGGGATCGTCACCGCCACCATCCGTGCCGACGCCTTCTGCCACAACATGGTGCGCTCCCTGATCGGGGCGCTGCTGTTCGTCGGCGACGGGCACCGGGGCCCGGAGTGGCCGGGCAAGGTGCTGGCCGCCGGGGTCAGGGACTCCGCCGTTCACGTCGTACGACCGCACGGGCTGACGCTGGAGGAGGTCGGCTACCCGGCCGACGGGCTGCTGGCCGCCCGGAACAAGGAGGCCCGCAACCGGCGGACGCTCCCTGGGGCGGCCTGCTGCTGA
- the rpmJ gene encoding 50S ribosomal protein L36 codes for MKVKPSVKKICDKCRVIRRHGRVMVICENPRHKQRQG; via the coding sequence ATGAAGGTCAAGCCGAGCGTCAAGAAGATCTGCGACAAGTGCAGGGTGATCCGCCGTCACGGTCGGGTCATGGTCATCTGCGAGAACCCGCGCCACAAGCAGCGCCAGGGCTGA
- the map gene encoding type I methionyl aminopeptidase, translated as MVQIKTPEQIAKMREAGLVVAAIHAATREAAVPGATTKDLDEVARKVLAEHNAKPNFLGYGGFPATICTSVNEVVVHGIPSDDVVLKDGDIISIDCGAIVDGWHGDAAYTAFVGSGHAPELIELSRVTEESMWAGIAAMKLGNRLVDVSRAIETYIRRQPKPGGGKYGIIEDYGGHGIGTEMHMDPHLLNYVDRRRGKGPKLVPGFCLAIEPMVSLGTPRTEVLSDDWTVITTDGTWSSHWEHSVALTEEGPLVLTAPDGGRAKLAEHGVTAAPDPLA; from the coding sequence ATGGTGCAGATCAAGACCCCCGAGCAGATCGCCAAGATGCGTGAGGCGGGACTGGTCGTCGCCGCCATCCACGCGGCCACCCGTGAGGCGGCGGTGCCCGGAGCCACCACCAAGGACCTGGACGAGGTCGCCCGCAAGGTCCTCGCCGAGCACAACGCCAAGCCCAACTTCCTCGGCTACGGCGGCTTCCCGGCCACGATCTGCACGTCCGTCAACGAGGTCGTCGTCCACGGCATCCCCTCCGACGACGTCGTCCTCAAGGACGGCGACATCATCTCCATCGACTGCGGCGCGATCGTCGACGGCTGGCACGGGGACGCCGCCTACACGGCCTTCGTGGGGTCCGGCCACGCCCCCGAGCTGATCGAGCTCTCCCGGGTGACCGAGGAGTCGATGTGGGCCGGCATCGCGGCCATGAAGCTGGGCAACCGGCTCGTCGACGTCTCTCGGGCCATCGAGACCTACATCCGCCGCCAGCCGAAGCCGGGCGGCGGCAAGTACGGGATCATCGAGGACTACGGCGGCCACGGCATCGGCACCGAGATGCACATGGACCCGCACCTGCTGAACTACGTCGACCGCCGGCGGGGGAAGGGGCCGAAGCTGGTCCCCGGCTTCTGCCTGGCCATCGAGCCGATGGTGTCCCTGGGCACGCCCAGGACCGAGGTCCTGTCCGACGACTGGACGGTCATCACCACGGACGGGACCTGGTCCTCGCACTGGGAGCACTCGGTCGCGCTGACCGAGGAGGGTCCGCTGGTCCTCACCGCCCCGGACGGGGGCAGGGCGAAGCTGGCGGAGCACGGAGTCACGGCCGCGCCGGATCCGCTGGCCTGA
- the rpsK gene encoding 30S ribosomal protein S11, producing the protein MPPKGRQGAAKKVRRKEKKNVAHGHAHIKSTFNNTIVSITDPSGNVISWASAGHVGFKGSRKSTPFAAQMAAESAARRAQEHGMRKVDVFVKGPGSGRETAIRSLQATGLEVGSIQDVTPTPHNGCRPPKRRRV; encoded by the coding sequence ATGCCCCCCAAGGGTCGTCAGGGCGCTGCCAAGAAGGTGCGCCGCAAGGAAAAGAAGAACGTCGCTCACGGCCACGCGCACATCAAGAGCACGTTCAACAACACGATCGTCTCCATCACGGACCCGTCCGGCAACGTGATCTCCTGGGCCTCCGCCGGCCACGTCGGCTTCAAGGGCTCCCGGAAGTCCACGCCGTTCGCCGCGCAGATGGCCGCCGAGTCGGCTGCCCGCCGCGCCCAGGAGCACGGCATGCGCAAGGTCGACGTGTTCGTGAAGGGCCCGGGTTCCGGTCGTGAGACCGCCATCCGTTCCCTGCAGGCCACGGGCCTCGAGGTCGGCTCCATCCAGGACGTGACCCCGACCCCGCACAACGGCTGCCGTCCGCCGAAGCGTCGCCGCGTCTGA
- a CDS encoding DNA-directed RNA polymerase subunit alpha, with the protein MLIAQRPSLTEEVVDEFRSRFVIEPLEPGFGYTLGNSLRRTLLSSIPGAAVTSIRIDGVLHEFTTVPGVKEDVTDLILNIKQLVVSSEHDEPVVMYLRKQGPGLVTAADIAPPAGVEVHNPDLVLATLNGKGKLEMELTVERGRGYVSAVQNKQVGQEIGRIPVDSIYSPVLKVTYKVEATRVEQRTDFDKLIVDVETKQAMRPRDAMASAGKTLVELFGLARELNIDAEGIDMGPSPTDAALAADLALPIEELELTVRSYNCLKREGIHSVGELVARSEADLLDIRNFGAKSIDEVKAKLAGMGLALKDSPPGFDPTAAADAFGADDDADAGFVETEQY; encoded by the coding sequence ATGCTGATCGCTCAGCGTCCCTCGTTGACCGAAGAGGTCGTCGACGAGTTCCGCTCCCGGTTCGTGATCGAGCCGCTGGAGCCGGGCTTCGGCTACACCCTCGGCAACTCCCTCCGCCGCACCCTCCTGTCGTCGATCCCCGGCGCTGCTGTCACCAGCATCCGCATCGACGGCGTCCTGCACGAGTTCACCACCGTGCCGGGCGTCAAGGAGGACGTCACCGACCTGATCCTCAACATCAAGCAGCTGGTCGTGTCGTCCGAGCACGACGAGCCCGTTGTGATGTACCTGCGCAAGCAGGGTCCGGGTCTGGTCACCGCCGCCGACATCGCGCCCCCGGCCGGTGTCGAGGTGCACAACCCCGACCTCGTCCTCGCCACGCTCAACGGCAAGGGCAAGCTGGAGATGGAGCTGACGGTCGAGCGTGGCCGGGGTTACGTCTCCGCCGTGCAGAACAAGCAGGTGGGCCAGGAGATCGGCCGTATCCCGGTCGACTCCATCTACAGCCCCGTGCTGAAGGTCACGTACAAGGTCGAGGCGACCCGTGTCGAGCAGCGCACCGACTTCGACAAGCTGATCGTCGACGTCGAGACCAAGCAGGCGATGCGTCCCCGTGACGCCATGGCCTCCGCCGGTAAGACCCTGGTCGAGCTGTTCGGTCTGGCCCGTGAGCTGAACATCGACGCCGAGGGCATCGACATGGGCCCGTCCCCGACGGACGCCGCCCTTGCCGCCGACCTGGCGCTGCCGATCGAGGAGCTGGAGCTCACGGTCCGCTCCTACAACTGCCTCAAGCGTGAGGGCATCCACTCCGTGGGTGAGCTCGTCGCGCGCTCCGAGGCCGACCTGCTCGACATTCGCAACTTCGGTGCGAAGTCGATCGACGAGGTCAAGGCGAAGCTGGCCGGCATGGGCCTGGCCCTCAAGGACAGCCCGCCCGGATTCGACCCCACGGCCGCTGCCGACGCCTTCGGCGCCGACGACGACGCGGACGCGGGTTTCGTGGAGACCGAGCAGTACTGA
- the rplO gene encoding 50S ribosomal protein L15, whose protein sequence is MAENNPLKIHNLRPAPGAKTAKTRVGRGEASKGKTAGRGTKGTKARYQVPERFEGGQMPLHMRLPKLKGFKNPFKTEFQVVNLDKLAALYPEGGEVTVEGLVAKGAVRKNSLVKVLGQGEISVALQVTVDAVSGSAKEKITAAGGTVTELV, encoded by the coding sequence ATGGCGGAAAACAACCCGCTCAAGATCCACAACCTCCGTCCCGCCCCGGGCGCCAAGACCGCCAAGACCCGTGTCGGTCGTGGTGAGGCGTCGAAGGGTAAGACGGCCGGTCGTGGTACCAAGGGCACGAAGGCCCGTTACCAGGTTCCGGAGCGCTTCGAGGGTGGGCAGATGCCCCTCCACATGCGTCTTCCGAAGCTGAAGGGCTTCAAGAACCCGTTCAAGACCGAGTTCCAGGTCGTGAACCTCGACAAGCTGGCCGCGCTCTACCCCGAGGGTGGCGAGGTCACGGTCGAGGGTCTGGTGGCCAAGGGTGCCGTTCGCAAGAACAGCCTCGTCAAGGTCCTCGGCCAGGGTGAGATCTCCGTGGCGCTGCAGGTGACGGTCGACGCCGTCTCCGGCTCCGCCAAGGAGAAGATCACCGCCGCCGGCGGTACGGTCACCGAGCTCGTCTGA
- a CDS encoding adenylate kinase yields MRIVLVGPPGAGKGTQATRLAGKLSIPHISTGDLFRANISRQTELGKLAKSYMDAGNLVPDEVTIAMAKDRMEQPDAEGGFLLDGFPRNVSQAEALDELLKTETIKLDAVLDLEVPEEEVVKRIAGRRICRNDSAHVFHVSYSPAKEEGVCDVCGGELYQRDDDSEETVRKRLEVYHTQTEPIIDYYKAQGLVVTISSLGPVDEITQRALEALKREDDGK; encoded by the coding sequence ATGCGAATCGTCCTCGTCGGGCCGCCCGGTGCCGGAAAGGGCACGCAGGCCACCCGCCTTGCCGGGAAGCTCTCGATCCCGCACATCTCCACGGGCGATCTGTTCCGCGCCAACATCAGCCGGCAGACGGAGCTCGGGAAACTCGCGAAGTCCTACATGGACGCGGGCAACCTCGTTCCCGACGAGGTCACCATCGCGATGGCGAAGGACCGCATGGAACAGCCGGACGCCGAGGGCGGCTTCCTGCTGGACGGTTTCCCGCGCAACGTCTCGCAGGCCGAGGCGCTCGACGAGCTGCTCAAGACCGAGACCATCAAGCTGGACGCGGTACTCGACCTCGAGGTCCCCGAGGAAGAGGTCGTGAAGCGGATCGCCGGCCGGCGCATCTGCCGCAACGACTCGGCGCACGTCTTCCACGTCTCCTACAGCCCCGCCAAGGAGGAAGGCGTCTGCGACGTCTGCGGCGGCGAGCTGTACCAGCGTGACGACGACTCCGAGGAGACCGTCCGCAAGCGGCTCGAGGTCTACCACACGCAGACCGAGCCGATCATCGACTACTACAAGGCGCAGGGCCTGGTCGTCACGATCTCCTCCCTGGGCCCGGTGGACGAGATCACGCAACGCGCCCTGGAGGCGCTCAAGCGCGAGGACGACGGCAAGTAG
- the rpsM gene encoding 30S ribosomal protein S13, whose protein sequence is MARVSGVDIPREKRVEVALTYVFGIGRTLSQQTLAETGIDPNTRVRDLSEEQLVAIREYVDNNIKTEGDLRREIQADIRRKVEIGCYQGLRHRRGLPVRGQRTSTNARTRKGPRRAIAGKKKPGKK, encoded by the coding sequence GTGGCACGCGTTTCCGGTGTTGACATCCCGCGCGAAAAGCGCGTGGAGGTCGCCCTCACCTACGTGTTCGGCATCGGCCGGACCCTTTCGCAGCAGACGCTGGCGGAGACGGGCATCGACCCGAACACCCGTGTTCGTGACCTGAGCGAAGAGCAGCTGGTCGCGATCCGCGAGTACGTGGACAACAACATCAAGACCGAGGGTGACCTCCGTCGCGAGATCCAGGCCGACATCCGCCGCAAGGTCGAGATCGGCTGCTACCAGGGTCTCCGTCACCGTCGTGGTCTGCCCGTCCGCGGTCAGCGCACCAGCACCAACGCCCGCACCCGCAAGGGCCCGCGTCGCGCCATCGCCGGCAAGAAGAAGCCGGGCAAGAAGTAG
- the rplQ gene encoding 50S ribosomal protein L17 has product MPKPTKGARLGGSAAHEKLLLANLAKSLFEHGRITTTEAKARRLRPYAERLVTKAKKGDLHNRRQVLQVITDKSVVHTLFTEIGPRYENRPGGYTRITKIGNRRGDNAPMAVIELVEALTVAQQATGEAEAATKRAVKESEEAKVEETKADEVVEDAKPEAEEA; this is encoded by the coding sequence ATGCCGAAGCCCACCAAGGGTGCCCGTCTGGGCGGCAGCGCCGCGCACGAGAAGCTGCTCCTCGCGAACCTGGCGAAGAGCCTCTTCGAGCACGGCCGTATCACCACCACCGAGGCGAAGGCCCGCCGTCTGCGGCCGTACGCCGAGCGTCTGGTCACCAAGGCGAAGAAGGGCGACCTTCACAACCGCCGTCAGGTGCTCCAGGTGATCACGGACAAGAGCGTCGTCCACACGCTCTTCACCGAGATCGGCCCGCGCTACGAGAACCGCCCGGGCGGCTACACCCGCATCACCAAGATCGGTAACCGCCGTGGCGACAACGCGCCCATGGCCGTCATCGAGCTGGTCGAGGCGCTGACGGTGGCGCAGCAGGCGACCGGCGAGGCCGAGGCCGCGACGAAGCGTGCGGTCAAGGAGTCCGAGGAGGCCAAGGTCGAGGAGACCAAGGCCGACGAGGTCGTCGAGGACGCGAAGCCGGAGGCCGAGGAGGCGTAG
- the rplM gene encoding 50S ribosomal protein L13 — MRTYSPKPGDVTRQWHVIDAQDVVLGRLATTAASLLRGKHKPIYAPHVDTGDFVIIINADKVHLSGNKRTQKMAYRHSGYPGGLRSVRYDELLDKNPEKAIEKAVKGMLPKNTLGRQMLSKLKVYKGDQHPHGAQQPQPFEITQVAQ; from the coding sequence GTGCGTACATACAGCCCCAAGCCCGGCGATGTGACTCGCCAGTGGCACGTCATCGACGCTCAGGACGTGGTCCTGGGCCGTCTGGCCACGACCGCCGCGTCCCTTCTCCGCGGCAAGCACAAGCCGATCTACGCGCCCCACGTCGACACCGGTGACTTCGTCATCATCATCAACGCCGACAAGGTGCACCTGTCCGGCAACAAGCGGACCCAGAAGATGGCGTACCGCCACTCCGGCTACCCGGGTGGTCTGCGCTCCGTCCGTTACGACGAGCTGCTGGACAAGAACCCCGAGAAGGCCATCGAGAAGGCCGTCAAGGGCATGCTCCCCAAGAACACGCTGGGCCGTCAGATGCTCTCGAAGCTGAAGGTCTACAAGGGTGACCAGCACCCGCACGGCGCGCAGCAGCCGCAGCCGTTCGAGATCACCCAGGTCGCGCAGTAA
- the secY gene encoding preprotein translocase subunit SecY — MLTAFARAFKTPDLRKKLLFTLGIIVVYRVGTHIPIPGVSYTAVQECVKEASGNQGLFGMINMFSGGALLQVTVFALGIMPYITASIILQLLTVVIPRLEALKKEGQAGTAKITQYTRYLTVALAILQGTGLVATARSGALFNGCQVAGQIVPDRSIFSTITMVICMTAGTAVVMWLGELITDRGIGNGMSILMFISIAATFPSALWAIKKQGTLADGWIEFGTVILVGLVMVGLVVFVEQAQRRIPVQYAKRMIGRRSYGGTSTYIPLKVNQAGVIPVIFASSLLYIPALVAQFSGSQSGWKTWVEQNLTKGDHPIYIVSYFLLIVFFAFFYVAISFNPEEVADNMKKYGGFIPGIRAGRPTAEYLSYVLNRITWPGSLYLGLIALVPTMALVGFGASQNFPFGGTSILIIVGVGLETVKQIESQLQQRNYEGFLR, encoded by the coding sequence GTGCTCACCGCGTTCGCCCGGGCGTTCAAGACGCCCGACCTGCGCAAGAAGCTGCTCTTCACGCTGGGCATCATCGTGGTGTACCGCGTAGGTACCCACATCCCGATCCCGGGCGTGTCCTACACGGCCGTCCAGGAGTGCGTGAAGGAGGCCTCGGGCAACCAGGGTCTCTTCGGCATGATCAACATGTTCAGCGGTGGCGCGCTGCTCCAGGTCACCGTCTTCGCCCTCGGCATCATGCCCTACATCACGGCCAGCATCATCCTGCAGCTGCTGACCGTGGTGATCCCGCGCCTGGAAGCCCTCAAGAAGGAGGGCCAGGCCGGCACGGCGAAGATCACGCAGTACACCCGCTATCTGACCGTGGCGCTCGCCATCCTGCAGGGCACCGGTCTGGTCGCCACCGCGCGCAGCGGCGCGCTGTTCAACGGCTGCCAGGTCGCCGGCCAGATCGTGCCGGACCGCTCGATCTTCTCCACCATCACGATGGTCATCTGCATGACCGCGGGTACCGCCGTCGTCATGTGGCTCGGTGAGCTGATCACCGACCGCGGCATCGGCAACGGCATGTCGATCCTGATGTTCATCTCGATCGCCGCGACCTTCCCGTCCGCGCTGTGGGCGATCAAGAAGCAGGGCACCCTGGCCGACGGCTGGATCGAGTTCGGCACGGTCATCCTCGTCGGCCTGGTCATGGTCGGTCTGGTGGTCTTCGTCGAGCAGGCGCAGCGGCGCATTCCGGTGCAGTACGCGAAGCGCATGATCGGCCGTCGTTCCTACGGCGGTACGTCCACGTACATCCCGTTGAAGGTGAACCAGGCGGGTGTGATTCCCGTCATCTTCGCGTCGTCGCTGCTCTACATTCCCGCGCTGGTCGCTCAGTTCTCCGGTTCCCAGTCCGGCTGGAAAACGTGGGTCGAGCAGAATCTGACCAAGGGCGACCATCCGATTTACATCGTTTCGTACTTCTTGCTCATCGTGTTCTTCGCATTCTTCTATGTGGCGATCTCCTTCAACCCCGAGGAAGTCGCCGACAACATGAAGAAGTATGGTGGCTTCATCCCGGGCATCCGGGCTGGCCGACCGACCGCTGAGTACCTCAGTTACGTGCTCAACCGGATCACCTGGCCGGGTTCGCTGTATCTGGGTCTGATCGCTCTCGTGCCGACGATGGCGTTGGTGGGCTTTGGGGCAAGCCAGAACTTCCCGTTCGGCGGGACCAGCATCCTGATCATCGTGGGTGTGGGTCTCGAGACGGTGAAGCAGATCGAGAGCCAGCTCCAGCAGCGCAATTACGAAGGGTTCCTCCGCTGA
- the rpsI gene encoding 30S ribosomal protein S9: MAETTAEQPLEELDIDSYTTESDVPVEGEYTSESMASRFGDPQPAAGLGRRKNAIARVRIVPGTGKWKINGRTLEDYFPNKVHQQEVNEPFKVLELEGRYDVIARIAGGGVSGQAGALRLGVARALNEADVDNNRGPLKKAGFLRRDDRAVERKKAGLKKARKAPQYSKR, from the coding sequence GTGGCCGAGACCACTGCCGAGCAGCCGCTCGAAGAGCTTGACATCGACAGCTACACCACGGAGTCGGACGTCCCCGTCGAGGGCGAGTACACCTCCGAGTCCATGGCTTCCCGCTTCGGCGACCCGCAGCCGGCCGCCGGCCTGGGCCGTCGCAAGAACGCCATCGCCCGCGTCCGGATCGTCCCGGGCACCGGCAAGTGGAAGATCAACGGTCGCACCCTTGAGGACTACTTCCCGAACAAGGTGCACCAGCAGGAAGTCAACGAGCCCTTCAAGGTGCTCGAGCTCGAGGGTCGCTACGACGTCATCGCCCGCATCGCCGGTGGCGGTGTCTCCGGTCAGGCCGGTGCGCTCCGTCTCGGTGTCGCCCGCGCGCTGAACGAGGCCGACGTCGACAACAACCGCGGCCCGCTCAAGAAGGCCGGCTTCCTCCGCCGCGACGACCGTGCGGTCGAGCGCAAGAAGGCCGGTCTGAAGAAGGCCCGCAAGGCCCCGCAGTACAGCAAGCGCTAA